In Rhizobiales bacterium NRL2, a genomic segment contains:
- a CDS encoding glyoxylate/hydroxypyruvate reductase A, with protein sequence MTVLLFASHADRDDWWRETLLAEMPDLDFRTWPETGDVAEVEYALVWKPETGLLAGLPNLRAIFSLGAGVDHIFADTQLPEGVPICRVVNPNMALRMREWVVMHVLMHHRRHREYDRLQKAHEWRELPQPHAGERRVGVMGLGELGGDAAKHLGLLGFDVAGWSRTPKAIDGVTGFHGGVGLKDFLARTEILVCLLPLTPATEGIVDAALLSGLPRGATFINAGRGGHVVEEDLLAALDSGQIGEATLDVFRTEPLPAGSPFWDHPRVTVTPHIAAFSDPRALVDQVIGNIRRDRAGEPLLNTVDPKRGY encoded by the coding sequence ATGACGGTGCTGCTGTTCGCCTCCCACGCCGACCGGGACGACTGGTGGCGGGAAACCCTGCTGGCGGAGATGCCGGACCTGGACTTCCGCACCTGGCCAGAGACGGGGGATGTCGCCGAGGTCGAATACGCGCTGGTCTGGAAGCCGGAGACCGGCCTGCTGGCCGGGCTGCCCAACCTGCGCGCCATCTTCTCCCTTGGGGCGGGCGTGGATCACATCTTCGCCGATACGCAACTGCCCGAGGGCGTGCCGATCTGCCGGGTGGTGAACCCCAACATGGCGCTGCGCATGCGCGAATGGGTGGTCATGCACGTGCTGATGCACCATCGCCGTCACCGCGAATACGACCGGCTGCAGAAGGCGCATGAATGGCGCGAACTGCCACAGCCGCACGCCGGCGAGCGCAGGGTGGGCGTCATGGGCCTGGGCGAACTGGGCGGCGACGCCGCGAAACACCTGGGTCTGCTGGGCTTCGATGTCGCCGGGTGGTCCAGGACGCCGAAGGCCATCGATGGCGTCACCGGCTTCCACGGCGGCGTCGGGCTGAAGGATTTCCTGGCGCGGACCGAGATCCTGGTCTGCCTGCTGCCGTTGACCCCGGCGACCGAAGGCATCGTCGATGCGGCGCTGCTGTCCGGCCTGCCCCGGGGCGCGACCTTCATCAACGCCGGCCGCGGCGGCCACGTGGTCGAGGAAGACCTGCTGGCGGCTCTCGATTCGGGGCAGATCGGCGAGGCCACGCTGGACGTCTTCCGCACCGAGCCCCTGCCGGCCGGCAGCCCTTTCTGGGATCATCCCCGGGTCACGGTGACGCCGCATATCGCCGCCTTCTCCGATCCCCGCGCCCTGGTCGATCAGGTGATCGGGAACATCCGCCGCGACCGGGCCGGCGAACCGCTCCTCAACACCGTGGACCCCAAGCGGGGTTATTGA
- a CDS encoding multidrug transporter, whose protein sequence is MSVADGQTAPAQVMTRFERGCLIFTLTMSTMLYAMTVTIANVALPKMQGAFGATTDQIAWVVTFNLVATAVVTPMTGWLIARLGQRRVMLISALGFTGATLACGMANSLPEIVFYRVLQGMFGAPMVPGSQSIVLQAFPREKHASTMAVFGVGVVLGPIIAPTLGGYLSETYGWRWVFFMVVPCALVAIVGILMFVRDLDIPGKARLDWTGFLALSVAVAATQLMLDRGERADWFESPEIIIEACIAALAFWIFVSHSLTSSKKTFLDFQMLKDRNFAFGMFFILIFGMLNFTPMVLFPPMLQQLRDFPEGAIGWLLATRGLGTLVGFIIMIWASRLDPRFWMTVGFGLQGIAGLYIASFDINLTSWDVAWTSAMQGLGVGLCWVPVTQVAFATLGPEKAGEGSSVFHLIRNFGSSFFISVSVAVVIRTSKYNYSNMAEEISPMNDVLRYPSVIGGWNLDSESGLAAMAGEITRQSLMVGYINAFYLFAIISLATIPFFWMVKWQGHAK, encoded by the coding sequence ATGAGCGTGGCCGACGGTCAGACGGCGCCGGCGCAGGTCATGACCCGCTTCGAGCGCGGGTGCCTGATCTTCACGCTGACCATGTCGACCATGCTCTACGCGATGACGGTGACCATCGCCAATGTCGCCCTGCCCAAGATGCAGGGGGCGTTCGGCGCGACCACCGACCAGATCGCGTGGGTCGTGACCTTCAACCTGGTGGCCACCGCCGTGGTCACGCCGATGACCGGCTGGCTGATCGCCAGGCTGGGCCAGCGCCGCGTGATGCTGATCTCGGCGCTGGGTTTCACCGGCGCCACGCTGGCCTGCGGCATGGCCAACTCGCTGCCCGAGATCGTCTTCTACCGCGTGCTGCAGGGCATGTTCGGCGCGCCCATGGTGCCGGGCAGCCAGTCCATCGTGCTGCAGGCCTTCCCGCGGGAGAAACACGCCTCGACGATGGCGGTCTTCGGCGTCGGCGTCGTTCTCGGCCCCATCATCGCGCCGACGCTCGGCGGCTACCTGTCGGAGACCTATGGCTGGCGCTGGGTCTTCTTCATGGTCGTACCCTGTGCCCTCGTCGCCATCGTCGGCATCCTGATGTTCGTGCGGGACCTCGACATTCCGGGCAAGGCGCGCCTCGACTGGACGGGTTTTCTCGCGCTCAGCGTGGCGGTGGCCGCGACCCAGCTGATGCTGGACAGGGGCGAGCGGGCCGACTGGTTCGAAAGCCCGGAGATCATCATCGAGGCCTGCATCGCTGCCCTCGCCTTCTGGATCTTCGTCAGCCACAGCCTGACGTCTTCGAAGAAGACCTTCCTTGACTTCCAGATGCTGAAGGACCGCAATTTCGCCTTCGGGATGTTCTTCATCCTGATCTTCGGCATGCTCAACTTCACGCCGATGGTGCTGTTCCCGCCCATGCTGCAGCAGCTGCGCGACTTTCCGGAGGGCGCCATCGGCTGGCTGCTGGCGACCCGCGGCCTCGGCACGCTGGTCGGATTCATCATCATGATCTGGGCCTCGCGGCTCGATCCGCGCTTCTGGATGACCGTCGGCTTCGGACTTCAGGGCATCGCCGGGCTCTACATCGCCAGCTTCGACATCAACCTGACCAGCTGGGACGTCGCCTGGACCAGCGCCATGCAGGGCCTGGGCGTCGGGCTCTGCTGGGTGCCGGTCACCCAGGTCGCGTTCGCCACGCTGGGCCCCGAGAAGGCCGGCGAGGGCAGCTCGGTGTTTCATCTGATCCGCAATTTCGGCTCCAGCTTCTTCATCTCGGTCAGTGTTGCCGTGGTCATACGGACGTCGAAGTACAACTATTCGAACATGGCCGAGGAGATCTCGCCGATGAACGACGTGCTGCGCTATCCATCCGTGATCGGCGGCTGGAACCTCGACAGCGAAAGCGGCCTCGCCGCGATGGCCGGTGAGATCACGCGGCAGTCGCTGATGGTCGGCTACATCAATGCCTTCTACCTGTTCGCCATCATCTCGCTGGCGACGATACCGTTCTTCTGGATGGTCAAGTGGCAGGGGCACGCGAAATGA
- a CDS encoding aldo/keto reductase, giving the protein MLLGALGAAVLPVPAIGQTAPGETRRVPSTGETVPAVGLGTWITFNVGRDSRLLEQCAAVMGAFFGEGGGMIDSSPMYGSSQDTVGHGLEKLGFPETLLSAEKVWTSSPDEGPEQIAESRAEWRIDGFDVMQVHNLLAWQGHLERLFAMKAAGRIRYVGITTSHGRRHDLLERIMRERPIDFVQLSYNVADTEPEDRILPLAREKGIGVIVNRPFRRGALIRRLEGEPLPAVARDLGADAWPEVIVKYILSHPAVTVTIPATTRVDHVRQNKRAARGVLPDERQRRAIVQHFRDL; this is encoded by the coding sequence ATGCTTCTCGGCGCGCTGGGCGCCGCCGTCCTGCCCGTTCCGGCCATCGGACAGACCGCGCCCGGGGAGACGCGCCGCGTCCCCTCGACCGGCGAGACGGTGCCGGCGGTGGGCCTGGGCACCTGGATCACCTTCAACGTCGGCCGCGATTCGCGCCTGCTGGAACAGTGCGCCGCCGTCATGGGCGCCTTCTTCGGCGAGGGCGGCGGCATGATCGATTCCTCGCCGATGTACGGCTCCTCACAGGATACCGTCGGTCATGGTCTGGAGAAGCTCGGCTTTCCCGAAACGCTCCTCTCCGCCGAGAAGGTCTGGACCTCATCGCCGGACGAGGGGCCGGAACAGATCGCCGAATCCCGCGCCGAGTGGCGGATCGACGGCTTCGATGTCATGCAGGTGCACAACCTGCTGGCCTGGCAGGGGCACCTGGAGCGCCTGTTCGCCATGAAGGCGGCGGGGCGCATCCGCTACGTGGGGATCACCACCTCCCACGGCCGGCGCCACGACCTGCTGGAGCGAATCATGCGGGAGCGTCCGATCGATTTCGTGCAGCTCAGCTACAATGTCGCCGACACGGAGCCGGAGGACCGCATCCTGCCGCTGGCGCGCGAGAAGGGGATCGGCGTCATCGTCAACCGGCCCTTCCGGCGCGGCGCGCTGATCCGCCGGCTGGAGGGCGAGCCGCTGCCGGCCGTTGCCCGGGATCTCGGTGCGGACGCCTGGCCGGAAGTCATCGTGAAGTACATCCTCTCCCATCCGGCGGTGACCGTGACGATCCCGGCGACCACCCGCGTCGACCATGTCCGCCAGAACAAGCGAGCGGCCCGGGGCGTCCTGCCCGACGAGCGCCAGCGGCGCGCGATCGTGCAGCATTTCCGGGATCTCTGA
- a CDS encoding ribonucleoside-diphosphate reductase, adenosylcobalamin-dependent has product MRIERRFTTEGASPYDAIEFRTTTSEIRNPDGSIVFRLDELQVPRQFSQVAADILAQKYFRRAGVPAKTVPVAEDDVPLWLQRRAPDEDGMAKLSKNRRFGGETDARQVFDRLAGAWTYWGWKGGYFDAEADAQAYYDEMRYMLARQMAAPNSPQWFNTGLHWAYGIDGPAQGHYYVDFQTGELTQSRSAYEHPQPHACFIQSISDDLVNEGGIMDLWVREARLFKYGSGTGTNFSSVRAANEPLSGGGKSSGLMSFLKIGDRAAGAIKSGGTTRRAAKMVTVDLDHPDIEEYVMWKAVEEQKVAALVSGSTLANKHLNLIIAACWNDAFGPDDKRRLDPKENAALKSEIIAARKAVIPENYIQRVIQFAGQGYREIDFPVYNKDWDSEAYLTVSGQNSNNSVRVPNAFLNAVQQKGDWKLKYRTVDEVARTLPAEELWEKVCYAAWASADPGVQYDTTINEWHTCPNDGRINASNPCSEYMFLDDTACNLASLNLMQFRDAEGRFDIAAFEHAVRLWTVTLEISVLMAQFPSKEIAELSYKYRTLGLGYANIGGLLMSMGLAYDSDEGRAICAAITALMTGESYATSAEMSGELGAFPGFANNADAMMRVIRNHRRAAHGETDGYEDLAIAPVPLEAADCPEQDLVEAARRAWDRALDLGKINGFRNAQATVIAPTGTIGLVMDCDTTGIEPDFATVKFKKLAGGGYFKIINRTVPAALAKLGYSQSECEDIINYAVGHGTLDGSPGVNFESLMQKGFNEAVLERIEEGLQSAFDIRFAFNKYTIGEDFCLRVLGFEPEQLDDFSFDVLSALGFSKADIEAANTYVCGAMTMEGAPHLKDEHLPVFDCANPCGRIGKRYLSAESHIRMMAAAQPFISGAISKTINMPNSATVENCKQAYMLSWRLGLKANALYRDGSKLSQPLSAIALEEDGESLEETLADAPLAEKAHVVAERIVEKVLVHERRRLPGRRKGYTQKALVGGHKVYLRTGEYDDGELGEIFIDMHKEGAAFRSLMNNFAIAISIGLQYGVPLEEFVEAFTFTRFEPNGIVQGNDAIKNATSILDYVFRELAVSYMGRNDLAHVEPSDLRADALGQGAHEGELPATAAQEVRATDEALEAVMKVASTGYVRSNLYVLNPDKRKQTTQAVEQTAEAMRAAGGAAGGAAAVATSTYTEVSIGSGESPAVVRGGGDGRAQQAAVARMKGYEGDSCDECGNFTLVRNGTCLKCDTCGGTTGCS; this is encoded by the coding sequence ATGCGTATCGAGCGTCGATTCACGACCGAGGGCGCGTCGCCTTACGACGCCATCGAATTCCGGACGACGACCAGCGAAATCCGCAATCCGGATGGCTCGATCGTCTTCAGGCTCGATGAGCTCCAGGTGCCGCGGCAGTTCTCCCAGGTGGCCGCCGACATCCTGGCCCAGAAATACTTCCGCAGGGCCGGTGTGCCCGCGAAGACCGTGCCGGTTGCCGAGGACGACGTGCCGCTGTGGCTGCAGCGCCGCGCCCCCGACGAGGACGGCATGGCGAAACTGTCGAAGAACCGCCGTTTCGGCGGGGAGACCGACGCGCGCCAGGTCTTCGACCGTCTCGCCGGCGCCTGGACCTATTGGGGCTGGAAGGGCGGCTATTTCGACGCCGAGGCCGACGCCCAGGCCTATTACGACGAGATGCGCTACATGCTGGCCCGGCAGATGGCGGCTCCCAATTCGCCCCAGTGGTTCAACACCGGCCTGCACTGGGCCTATGGCATCGACGGCCCCGCCCAGGGCCATTACTACGTCGACTTCCAGACCGGCGAGCTCACCCAGTCCCGCAGCGCCTACGAACACCCGCAGCCCCACGCCTGCTTCATCCAGTCGATCTCCGACGATCTGGTGAACGAGGGCGGCATCATGGACCTCTGGGTCCGTGAAGCGCGCCTGTTCAAGTACGGCTCCGGCACCGGCACCAATTTCTCGTCCGTCCGCGCCGCCAACGAGCCCCTGTCGGGCGGCGGCAAGTCCTCGGGCCTGATGAGCTTCCTCAAGATCGGCGACCGCGCCGCCGGCGCCATCAAGTCCGGCGGCACCACCCGCCGCGCCGCCAAGATGGTCACCGTCGACCTCGATCATCCCGACATCGAGGAATACGTGATGTGGAAGGCGGTCGAGGAGCAGAAGGTGGCCGCGCTGGTCTCCGGCTCGACGCTCGCCAACAAGCACCTCAACCTGATCATCGCCGCGTGCTGGAACGACGCATTCGGGCCCGACGACAAGCGCCGCCTCGATCCCAAGGAGAATGCGGCGCTGAAATCCGAGATCATCGCCGCCCGCAAGGCCGTGATCCCGGAGAACTACATTCAGCGCGTCATCCAGTTCGCCGGTCAGGGTTACCGCGAGATCGACTTCCCGGTCTACAACAAGGACTGGGACTCGGAGGCCTATCTGACGGTCTCCGGCCAGAATTCCAACAATTCCGTGCGCGTCCCCAACGCCTTCCTCAACGCGGTCCAGCAGAAGGGCGACTGGAAGCTGAAATACCGCACGGTGGACGAGGTCGCGCGCACGCTGCCGGCCGAGGAGCTGTGGGAGAAGGTCTGCTACGCGGCCTGGGCCTCGGCCGATCCGGGCGTCCAGTACGACACCACGATCAACGAGTGGCACACCTGCCCCAATGACGGGCGGATCAACGCCTCCAATCCGTGCTCGGAGTACATGTTCCTCGACGACACGGCCTGCAATCTGGCGTCGCTCAACCTGATGCAGTTCCGCGACGCCGAGGGCCGGTTCGATATCGCCGCCTTCGAGCACGCCGTCCGTCTCTGGACCGTGACCCTGGAAATCTCGGTGCTGATGGCGCAGTTCCCGTCGAAGGAAATCGCGGAGCTGAGCTACAAGTACCGGACCCTGGGCCTGGGCTACGCCAATATCGGCGGGCTGCTGATGTCGATGGGTCTGGCCTACGATTCCGACGAGGGCCGGGCGATCTGCGCCGCGATCACCGCGCTGATGACCGGCGAATCCTACGCCACCTCCGCCGAGATGTCGGGCGAACTGGGCGCGTTCCCGGGCTTCGCCAACAATGCGGATGCGATGATGCGGGTGATCCGCAATCACCGCCGCGCCGCCCATGGCGAAACCGACGGCTACGAGGATCTGGCCATCGCGCCGGTGCCGCTGGAAGCGGCGGACTGCCCCGAACAGGATCTGGTCGAGGCGGCGCGCCGGGCCTGGGACCGGGCGCTGGATCTGGGCAAGATCAACGGCTTCCGCAATGCCCAGGCGACCGTGATCGCGCCGACCGGCACCATCGGTCTGGTGATGGACTGCGACACCACCGGCATCGAGCCCGACTTCGCCACGGTGAAGTTCAAGAAGCTCGCCGGCGGCGGCTATTTCAAAATCATCAACCGCACCGTGCCGGCGGCGCTAGCGAAGCTGGGCTACAGCCAGTCCGAGTGCGAGGACATCATCAACTACGCCGTCGGCCACGGCACCCTGGACGGATCGCCGGGCGTGAACTTCGAAAGCCTGATGCAGAAGGGCTTCAACGAGGCGGTGCTCGAGCGCATCGAGGAGGGGCTGCAGAGCGCCTTCGACATCCGCTTCGCGTTCAACAAGTACACCATCGGCGAGGATTTCTGCCTGCGCGTGCTGGGCTTCGAGCCCGAACAGCTCGACGACTTCAGCTTCGACGTGCTCTCGGCGCTGGGCTTCTCCAAGGCCGACATCGAGGCCGCCAACACCTATGTCTGCGGGGCGATGACGATGGAGGGCGCGCCGCATCTGAAGGATGAGCATCTGCCCGTCTTCGACTGCGCCAATCCCTGTGGCCGCATCGGCAAGCGCTACCTTTCGGCGGAGAGCCACATCCGGATGATGGCGGCGGCCCAGCCGTTCATCTCCGGGGCCATCTCCAAGACCATCAACATGCCGAACTCGGCGACGGTGGAGAACTGCAAGCAAGCCTACATGCTGTCCTGGCGGCTGGGCCTGAAGGCGAACGCCCTCTACCGCGACGGCTCCAAGCTCTCCCAGCCGCTCAGCGCGATCGCGCTCGAGGAGGACGGCGAGAGCCTGGAAGAAACCCTGGCGGACGCGCCGCTGGCGGAGAAGGCCCACGTGGTGGCCGAGCGCATCGTCGAGAAGGTGCTGGTGCACGAACGCCGGCGTCTGCCCGGCCGGCGCAAGGGCTACACCCAGAAGGCGCTGGTCGGCGGCCACAAGGTCTACCTGCGCACCGGCGAGTACGACGACGGCGAACTGGGCGAGATCTTCATCGACATGCACAAGGAAGGCGCCGCCTTCCGCAGCCTGATGAACAACTTCGCCATCGCCATCTCCATCGGCCTGCAGTACGGCGTGCCGCTGGAGGAGTTCGTCGAGGCCTTCACCTTCACGCGCTTCGAGCCCAACGGCATCGTCCAGGGCAATGACGCGATCAAGAACGCCACCTCGATCCTGGACTACGTCTTCCGGGAGCTGGCGGTGAGCTACATGGGCCGCAACGACCTTGCCCATGTGGAGCCGAGCGATCTGCGCGCCGATGCGCTGGGCCAGGGCGCCCACGAGGGCGAACTGCCCGCGACCGCGGCTCAGGAGGTTCGGGCCACCGACGAGGCGCTGGAAGCAGTGATGAAGGTCGCCTCGACCGGCTATGTCCGTTCCAACCTCTACGTGCTCAACCCCGACAAGCGGAAACAGACGACCCAGGCGGTCGAGCAGACCGCCGAGGCGATGCGGGCCGCCGGCGGCGCCGCTGGCGGTGCGGCCGCGGTGGCGACGTCGACCTATACCGAAGTCTCCATCGGTTCCGGCGAATCGCCGGCAGTGGTGCGCGGTGGCGGCGACGGGCGGGCGCAGCAGGCCGCGGTTGCGCGCATGAAGGGCTATGAGGGCGACAGCTGCGACGAATGCGGCAACTTCACCCTGGTGCGCAACGGCACCTGCCTGAAATGCGATACCTGCGGCGGGACCACGGGCTGTTCCTGA
- a CDS encoding GNAT family acetyltransferase, with product MNITFRSATEDDLAAIAALLADDGLGRTRETPSDLEPYRAALRAMQAQTGNEYILAVDEGGAVMGCLQYTLIPGLSRGGMLRAQIEGVRVAGAARGRGLGEQMLRHAIERARADGAALVQLTSDLRRTDAIRFYERLGFIHSHAGMKLDL from the coding sequence ATGAACATCACCTTCCGCAGCGCTACCGAGGACGACCTCGCCGCCATAGCCGCGCTGCTGGCCGATGACGGGCTGGGCAGGACGCGCGAAACTCCGTCCGACCTTGAGCCCTATCGCGCGGCGCTGAGGGCCATGCAGGCGCAGACCGGCAACGAATACATCCTCGCCGTCGATGAGGGCGGCGCGGTCATGGGCTGCCTGCAGTACACGCTGATCCCGGGGCTCTCACGGGGCGGCATGCTGCGCGCCCAGATCGAGGGCGTGCGCGTGGCGGGCGCTGCGCGCGGGCGGGGACTGGGCGAGCAGATGCTCCGGCACGCGATCGAGCGGGCGCGTGCGGACGGCGCGGCGCTGGTGCAACTCACCTCGGATTTGAGGCGCACCGACGCCATCCGCTTCTACGAGCGGCTGGGTTTCATCCATTCCCATGCCGGCATGAAGCTCGATCTCTGA
- a CDS encoding squalene-hopene cyclase, with the protein MADTALKQAENGPRVDLDALEDLIADTRSEYLKLQRDDGHWIFEFEADATIPAEYVMLNHYLDEIDDPLEAKIGVYLRRIQSDEHDGWPLYQDGAMDLSCTVKAYYALKLIGDDPDAPHMRRARKAILAAGGAERANVFTRIALALFDQVPWRAVPAMPIEIMLLPEWFPFHLSKVSYWSRTVIAPLLIMMAKRKLAANPRGVDIRELFRTPPEDVRDYNVNPTGSPVGSFFLSLDKLVRRAEPLFPRNKREKALQEALAFIKPRLNGEDGLGGIFPAMANTVMAFEALGIPKDDPDRKIARAAVDKLILDRGFEAYCQPCLSPIWDTCLGMHALLEAGEAPDSGPMLQAADWLLEREITDVVGDWVWKRPDLKPGGWAFEYWNDHYPDVDDTAVVVMALHRMDAERYRGAIGRAAEWVIGMQSSNGGWGAFDAENDRQYLNAIPFADHGALLDPPTVDVTARCVSMLAQIGHDIGSPPVARGLKFLRREQEKDGSWYGRWGVNYIYGTWSALSAFNACGYDMSRHFVRRGVDYLLSMQRDDGGWGEGCESYEAGGRGFARGSTPSQTAWAVLGLMAAGEVDHPAVARGIGYLMQGPRDGAKWDEDLYTGVGFPRVFYLRYYGYSAYFPLWAIARYRNLKRKNDRKVAFGI; encoded by the coding sequence ATGGCGGACACGGCTCTGAAACAGGCGGAGAACGGGCCGCGCGTCGACCTGGATGCGCTGGAGGATCTGATCGCGGATACGCGGTCGGAATACCTGAAGCTGCAGCGTGACGACGGTCACTGGATCTTCGAGTTCGAAGCGGACGCGACGATCCCGGCCGAGTACGTCATGCTCAATCATTATCTCGACGAGATCGACGATCCGCTGGAAGCGAAGATCGGCGTCTATCTGCGCCGTATCCAGTCCGACGAGCACGACGGCTGGCCGCTCTACCAGGACGGCGCGATGGATCTCTCCTGCACGGTGAAGGCCTATTACGCCCTGAAGCTGATCGGCGACGATCCGGATGCGCCGCACATGCGCCGGGCGCGCAAGGCGATCCTGGCGGCCGGCGGGGCGGAGCGCGCCAACGTCTTCACGCGGATCGCGCTGGCCTTGTTCGACCAGGTGCCGTGGCGGGCCGTGCCGGCCATGCCGATCGAGATCATGCTGTTGCCCGAGTGGTTCCCGTTCCACCTGTCGAAGGTGAGCTACTGGTCGCGTACGGTGATCGCGCCGCTGCTGATCATGATGGCGAAGCGCAAGCTGGCGGCGAACCCGCGCGGCGTCGACATCCGCGAGTTGTTCCGCACGCCGCCCGAGGACGTCCGCGACTACAACGTCAACCCGACCGGATCGCCCGTCGGCAGCTTCTTCCTCAGCCTGGACAAGCTGGTCCGGCGCGCGGAGCCGCTGTTCCCGAGGAACAAGCGCGAAAAGGCGCTGCAGGAGGCGCTCGCCTTCATCAAGCCGCGGCTGAACGGCGAGGACGGGCTGGGCGGCATCTTCCCCGCCATGGCCAACACGGTGATGGCGTTCGAGGCGCTGGGCATCCCGAAGGACGACCCGGACCGGAAGATCGCCCGCGCGGCGGTGGACAAGCTGATTCTCGACCGCGGTTTCGAGGCCTATTGCCAGCCCTGCCTGTCGCCCATCTGGGACACGTGTCTGGGCATGCATGCGCTGCTGGAAGCCGGCGAGGCCCCGGACAGCGGACCGATGCTGCAGGCCGCCGACTGGCTGCTGGAGCGGGAGATCACCGACGTCGTTGGCGACTGGGTCTGGAAACGCCCGGACCTGAAGCCCGGCGGCTGGGCCTTCGAATACTGGAACGACCACTACCCGGACGTCGACGACACGGCCGTCGTCGTCATGGCGCTGCACCGCATGGACGCCGAGCGGTACCGGGGAGCCATCGGCCGCGCGGCGGAATGGGTCATCGGCATGCAGTCGTCCAATGGCGGCTGGGGCGCCTTCGACGCCGAGAACGACCGCCAGTACCTCAACGCCATTCCCTTCGCCGACCACGGCGCGCTGCTCGACCCGCCGACCGTCGACGTCACCGCGCGCTGCGTCTCCATGCTGGCGCAGATCGGTCATGACATCGGCAGCCCGCCCGTCGCCCGCGGGCTGAAATTCCTGCGCCGGGAACAGGAGAAGGACGGCAGCTGGTACGGCCGCTGGGGCGTCAACTACATCTACGGCACCTGGTCGGCGCTTTCGGCGTTCAACGCCTGCGGCTACGACATGAGCCGCCATTTCGTCCGCCGCGGCGTCGACTACCTGCTGTCCATGCAGCGCGACGACGGCGGCTGGGGCGAGGGCTGCGAGAGTTACGAGGCGGGCGGCCGCGGCTTCGCGCGCGGCAGCACGCCGTCCCAGACCGCCTGGGCCGTGCTCGGCCTGATGGCGGCCGGCGAAGTGGATCACCCGGCGGTCGCCCGCGGCATCGGCTATCTGATGCAGGGGCCGCGCGACGGCGCCAAATGGGACGAGGATCTCTATACCGGCGTCGGTTTCCCGCGGGTGTTCTATCTCCGCTATTACGGCTACAGCGCCTATTTCCCGCTCTGGGCCATCGCGCGCTACCGCAATCTGAAACGGAAGAACGACCGCAAGGTGGCGTTCGGCATCTGA
- a CDS encoding squalene synthase HpnD: MNEEELRAAQAHAERIVKASGTSFGLGMRVLPEAERRAMYAVYAFCREIDDIADEPGEEQAKRDALDEWRREIDALYHGRPTRPTAQALLPAIDAYDLPHGEFVELIEGMVMDVDMDFRRRTWLDHDGLHLYCRRVAGAVGLLSVRIFGEPDATQFALAMGDALQLTNILRDIGEDAAEGRLYLPIEMIREQGITAEEPSEIVRDPRLKPVCEAIAGEARQRFRDADELLTRHDRRKLKPALIMGSVYRGYLERLEARGFDNPAAPVRLSKFAKAGRALRAWLG; this comes from the coding sequence ATGAACGAGGAGGAATTGCGCGCGGCGCAGGCGCACGCCGAGCGGATCGTCAAGGCGTCCGGCACCTCCTTCGGGCTGGGGATGCGGGTGCTCCCGGAAGCCGAGCGCCGCGCGATGTACGCCGTCTACGCCTTCTGCCGGGAGATCGACGACATCGCCGACGAGCCGGGCGAGGAACAGGCCAAGCGCGACGCCCTGGACGAATGGCGCCGCGAGATCGACGCCCTCTATCACGGCCGCCCCACCCGACCCACGGCGCAGGCGCTGCTGCCGGCGATCGACGCCTACGACCTGCCGCACGGCGAGTTCGTGGAACTGATCGAGGGCATGGTGATGGACGTCGACATGGACTTCCGCCGCCGCACCTGGCTGGACCATGACGGCCTGCATCTCTATTGCCGGCGCGTCGCGGGCGCCGTCGGCCTGCTGTCGGTGCGCATCTTCGGTGAGCCCGACGCGACACAGTTCGCGCTGGCCATGGGCGATGCGCTGCAGCTCACCAACATTCTCCGCGACATCGGCGAGGACGCCGCCGAGGGCCGGCTCTACCTGCCCATCGAAATGATCCGCGAACAGGGCATCACCGCCGAAGAACCGTCGGAAATCGTCCGCGACCCGCGCCTGAAACCCGTCTGCGAAGCGATCGCCGGGGAAGCTAGGCAGCGCTTCCGCGACGCCGACGAACTGCTGACCCGCCATGACAGGCGCAAGCTGAAACCGGCGCTGATCATGGGATCGGTCTATCGCGGCTATCTGGAACGGCTCGAGGCGCGCGGCTTCGACAATCCGGCCGCGCCGGTCCGCCTGTCGAAATTCGCCAAGGCGGGCCGGGCGCTGCGCGCCTGGCTGGGATGA